The window CTTAAATGCTTTTCTATATATTTAAATGACTAAAGTATCATGGTTTGGGTCAATCTCGTAGCCGAAAACCCTGGCAATCGAGTAAACGTATTGACGCAACGAATTGATTACAACTCTCGCCAACCCGACGGCTCTCTTACGTAAACgtggttcttcttcgccGGCTGGTAAATCTGTCTTCTTCGAACTACTTGCAGTTGTAGTGGGGAGCACATAATCTCCAGCACTCAATGATACAAACAAGGCAAATGGGATGAACCAAACACATATTCCGAAGAATGAGGCTACTTCGGAGAAACTAGCGCGTCTCTTTGGGATATAGTTTGGGTTGAACTTGAATTGTGGAGGTACTTCGTTGTCATTAAAATATTTAAACCAGAAGTAATGGTTAAGTACCACACAGCAACTGCtcaaaatgaaaatggGACTTGTTAATGAAATGAAAGGGAAAGTCTTTAAATTCTGCAGGTAAATGACATTTGATATGATCGAAAAGATGGATAGTTTAAATGGGAATGAGTCAAATAGTAACAGCAGCACAAAAGTAGCTATAATTGTGTAAATGGCTCTTGTGAGGAATCGCCTGGTAGATTCGGTATGTTCTTCCACTATTTCACTGATATAGTATAATCCTGACGCAATGGAAAGTGTAAGAAAGAGGAAACCCAATACAGCGCCAACGTAGGACACTAATTGTAGGAACATTCTGGTCAATTAACGACTGTTTTTTTTAGAAGTGTTTTCGAAGGAGGGCTATTATGatcttttttttcactaaAATAAAGCTTATAGCTAATAAGCAAACAAAGGCACGATGAATAATAGACAGACAATTCGTATTACGAGGCTTGACAGCCCGCAAGATGTTGAATCTTTACGATCCtaagagaaggaagaaggGTTGATTttaaatcaaaaaaatatGCCACCTGCCAGAATTGAACTAGCGACCTTTGCATTACAAGTGCAACGCTCTACCACTAAGCTAAGGAGGCTAATGATATTACATTTGGCGAAATGGTTTGCACTAACAAGTTCCAAAACCACGAACCATAAGACAAATATTCTTTGGAATTCAGACTGTTGCAGCTCTattcatcatttgaaagatcaatatATATCATATATATCTGTATAATGCCGTACCTATTTGTAACCAAGCTTAACTGCCTCATCATAAGTTGGGTAGTCAAGGTAACCATTAGCTGTCATGGCGTAAAAAGTATCTCTGTTGTACTTGTTCAATGGCAAACCTTTTTCCACACGGTCGACGATATCGGGATTTGAGATAAAAAATCTACCGTAACCTATCAGAGTTCTGTCGTCTTCGACCATTTTCTTAACAACTTCTGGGTGTAGAGCCAAGTTACCAGCTCTGATGATTGGACCTTTCCAGACAGAGTATGCAAAGTCATTGGTGCCTTCGGTGTACTCACCTTGGCCTTCAGTGTAGAATGGATTTGTCACACGAGGTTCGACAAGGTGAACGAATGATAGACGTTTCCCAGCCTTTCctctcttttccaattcacCCAATACATAGGCAAATTGAGCAACGATCAA of the Torulaspora delbrueckii CBS 1146 chromosome 7, complete genome genome contains:
- the SVP26 gene encoding Svp26p (similar to Saccharomyces cerevisiae SVP26 (YHR181W); ancestral locus Anc_5.57), which gives rise to MFLQLVSYVGAVLGFLFLTLSIASGLYYISEIVEEHTESTRRFLTRAIYTIIATFVLLLLFDSFPFKLSIFSIISNVIYLQNLKTFPFISLTSPIFILSSCCVVLNHYFWFKYFNDNEVPPQFKFNPNYIPKRRASFSEVASFFGICVWFIPFALFVSLSAGDYVLPTTTASSSKKTDLPAGEEEPRLRKRAVGLARVVINSLRQYVYSIARVFGYEIDPNHDTLVI